A single Triticum dicoccoides isolate Atlit2015 ecotype Zavitan chromosome 2A, WEW_v2.0, whole genome shotgun sequence DNA region contains:
- the LOC119353014 gene encoding ribulose bisphosphate carboxylase small chain PW9, chloroplastic-like, which produces MAPAVMASSATTVAPFQGLKSTAGLPVSRRSGSAGLSSVSNGGRIRCMQVWPIEGIKKFETLSYLPPLSTEALLKQVDYLIRSKWVPCLEFSKVGFVFREHNSSPGYYDGRYWTMWKLPMFGCTDATQVLNEVEEVKKEYPDAYVRVIGFDNMRQVQCVSFIAFRPPGCEESGKA; this is translated from the exons ATGGCCCCCGCCGTGATGGCTTCCTCCGCCACCACCGTCGCGCCCTTCCAGGGGCTCAAGTCGACCGCCGGCCTCCCCGTCAGCCGCCGCTCCGGCAGCGCCGGCCTCAGCAGCGTCAGCAACGGCGGAAGGATCAGATGCATGCAG GTGTGGCCGATTGAGGGCATCAAGAAGTTCGAGACCCTGTCTTACTTGCCACCCCTCTCCACTGAGGCCCTCCTAAAGCAGGTCGACTACCTGATCCGCTCCAAGTGGGTGCCCTGCCTCGAGTTCAGCAAGGTTGGCTTCGTCTTCCGTGAGCACAACAGCTCCCCCGGCTACTACGACGGTCGATACTGGACAATGTGGAAGCTGCCTATGTTCGGGTGCACCGACGCAACGCAGGTGCTTAACGAGGTGGAGGAGGTCAAGAAGGAGTACCCTGACGCCTATGTCCGTGTCATCGGCTTCGACAACATGCGCCAGGTGCAGTGCGTCAGCTTCATTGCCTTCAGGCCACCAGGCTGCGAGGAATCTGGCAAGGCCTAA
- the LOC119353022 gene encoding uncharacterized protein LOC119353022: MDSAAASSLVVSPASDDRFWDGLRTRVDTIIEDRRLVASVASTCAAASGRPKRLREDSLMLVRGLDSVAASLAQLSDTLTAAQKGVNALAMCSSQARERESGEEEPDAKRRCTASTEFASLEAQIVVNESSDNGAADAKPRAMANGDVVVASAEVAQSTNLKRARSLAVSMAGRAANLARELTTIKSELRFMQERCGLLEEENKRLRDGYDSGGGAAPEEDDLVRLQLEALLAEKSRLAQENANLARENQSLVQLVEYHQLTAQEEEEEEDHLLTASYEEAIMQGMRLDFSSPLGKFDGEGELDGVPATPGSKLGVLVSPDE; the protein is encoded by the exons ATGGACTCCGCCGCGGCGTCGTCCCTCGTCGTCAGCCCCGCCTCCGACGACCGCTTCTGGGACGGCCTGCGCACCCGCGTCGACACCATCATCGAGGACCGCCGCCTCGTCGCCTCCGTCGCGTCCACG TGcgcggcggcgtccgggcggcccAAGCGGCTCCGGGAGGACTCGCTGATGCTGGTCCGTGGCCTCGACTCCGTCGCCGCGTCCCTCGCGCAGCTCTCCGACACCCTCACCGCCGCCCAGAAG GGCGTGAACGCTCTGGCCATGTGCTCGTCCCAGGCGAGGGAACGCGAGAGCGGGGAGGAGGAGCCCGATGCGAAGCGCCGCTGCACCGCCTCGACGGAGTTCGCGAGCCTCGAAGCCCAGATAGTCGTCAATGAAAGTTCAGACAACGGCGCGGCGGACGCGAAACCGCGCGCGATGGCCAACGGCGACGTCGTCGTGGCCTCCGCCGAGGTCGCGCAGAGCACCAACCTGAAGCGGGCGCGCAGT CTGGCGGTGTCGATGGCGGGCAGGGCGGCGAACCTGGCCCGGGAGCTGACGACCATCAAGTCGGAGCTGCGGTTCATGCAGGAGCGGTGCGGCCTGCTGGAGGAGGAGAACAAGCGGCTCCGGGACGGCTacgacagcggcggcggcgccgcccccGAGGAAGACGACCTG GTTCGGCTGCAGCTGGAGGCGCTGCTGGCGGAGAAGTCGCGGCTGGCGCAGGAGAACGCGAACCTGGCGCGGGAGAACCAGAGCCTGGTGCAGCTGGTGGAGTACCACCAGCTCACCGcccaggaggaagaagaagaggaggaccaCCTCCTCACCGCCTCCTACGAGGAAGCCATCATGCAGGGGATGCGGCTCGACTTCTCGTCGCCGCTCGGCAAGTTCGACGGCGAGGGCGAGCTCGACGGGGTTCCGGCCACCCCCGGCAGCAAGCTCGGCGTGCTGGTGTCACCTGATGAGTGA
- the LOC119353021 gene encoding aspartyl protease family protein 1-like: MMTATQPLRGALLLLPALLVAGVAGGAPSLEFHHRFSARVRRWADARGHELPGGWPAPGGAAYVAALAGHDRHRALSAAGGGGRPPLTFSEGNATLKVSNLGFLHYALVTVGTPGHTFMVALDTGSDLFWLPCQCDGCTSPPSSAASAPASFYIPSLSSTSQSVPCNSDFCGLRKECSTTSSCPYKMVYVSADTSSSGFLVEDVLYLSTEDTRPQFLKAQIMFGCGEVQTGSFLDAAAPNGLFGLGVDMISVPSILAQKGLTSNSFSMCFGRDGIGRISFGDQGSTDQEETPLDINQKHPTYAITITGIVVGNNIMDLEVSTIFDTGTSFTYLADPAYTYITDGFHNQVQANRHAADSRIPFEYCYDLSSSEARIQTPSISLRTAGGSLFPAIDPGQVISIQQHEYVYCLAIVKSTKLNIIGQNFMTGVRVVFDRERKILGWKKFNCYDTDSSNPLSINSRNSSRSTPENYSPQETKNPAGASQLRHVSSSPPVVWWHNNSLLLFMFVFLHCPIF; the protein is encoded by the exons ATGATGACCGCCACCCAGCCCCTCCGCGGCGCCCTGCTCCTGCTCCCGgcgctcctcgtcgccggcgtcgcGGGCGGGGCGCCGTCGCTGGAGTTCCACCACCGGTTCTCCGCGCGCGTGCGGCGCTGGGCGGACGCCCGCGGGCACGAGCTGCCCGGAGGCTGGCCGGCGCCCGGCGGCGCCGCGTACGTCGCCGCGCTCGCCGGCCACGACCGCCACCGGGCGCTGTCGGCCGCCGGAGGAGGGGGCCGCCCGCCGCTCACCTTCTCCGAGGGCAACGCCACGCTGAAGGTCAGCAACCTCGGATT CCTGCACTATGCGCTGGTGACGGTGGGCACGCCGGGGCACACGTTCATGGTGGCGCTCGACACCGGCAGCGACCTCTTCTGGCTCCCCTGCCAGTGCGACGGCTGCACGTCGCCGCCCTCTTCGGCCGCCTCCGCACCG GCTTCGTTTTACATCCCTTCTCTGTCATCAACAAGCCAGTCAGTTCCTTGCAATAGTgacttttgcggtcttagaaaagaATGCTCTACAACATCAAGTTGTCCATACAAGATGGTGTATGTCTCTGCAGACACATCATCTTCTGGATTTCTTGTTGAGGATGTGCTTTACCTATCAACAGAGGATACTCGCCCTCAATTTCTCAAGGCACAAATAATGTTTGG TTGCGGAGAGGTTCAGACTGGCTCATTTCTGGATGCTGCTGCTCCAAACGGTCTTTTTGGACTTGGGGTGGACATGATATCAGTTCCTAGCATTCTAGCTCAGAAAGGTCTGACATCAAATTCCTTCTCAATGTGTTTTGGCCGTGACGGTATTGGGAGGATCAGTTTTGGAGACCAAGGCAGCACAGACCAAGAGGAAACACCACTTGACATCAATCAGAAACA CCCCACATACGCTATCACCATCACTGGCATTGTTGTTGGAAATAACATAATGGATTTGGAAGTTAGTACTATTTTCGACACAGGGACATCCTTCACATACTTGGCGGACCCAGCATATACATATATAACAGATGGT TTCCATAATCAAGTTCAAGCCAATCGCCATGCCGCTGACTCAAGAATCCCCTTCGAATATTGCTACGATCTGAG CTCTAGTGAGGCAAGGATTCAAACTCCTAGTATAAGTCTTAGAACAGCAGGTGGGAGCCTGTTCCCTGCTATTGATCCAGGGCAGGTTATCTCCATTCAG CAACATGAGTATGTTTATTGCTTGGCGATTGTCAAGAGCACGAAGCTAAACATAATTGGAC AAAACTTCATGACCGGTGTCCGCGTTGTATTCGACCGAGAAAGGAAGATACTTGGCTGGAAGAAATTCAACT GTTATGACACCGATAGCTCAAACCCTCTCTCCATCAACTCACGGAACTCGTCGCGCTCGACGCCCGAGAACTACTCTCCCCAGGAGACGAAGAACCCAGCCGGTGCTTCCCAGTTGAGGCACGTCAGCAGCTCCCCTCCTGTGGTGTGGTGGCACAATAATAGCCTACTTTTGTTTATGTTTGTGTTCCTCCATTGTCCAATCTTCTAA
- the LOC119353023 gene encoding uncharacterized protein LOC119353023, with amino-acid sequence MEARRQRHRRVSPPLLVLVAVVIAAGRCGAQVPVPARTNGFVYGGQAWAPAWGEAVVVEAFFDPLCPDSRDAWPPLRRAADHFGARRVAVVVHLFPLPYHSSSFIACRSIHAVHKLNASAVYPLLEKVFKYQKGYYNTPTYTKTRAAVVAKIANNLVAPVIGEANLAAYRAGFNDSRSDQAARISFKFGCARGVTGTPYYFVNGIPLGDLDFPLDYDKWVSTLDPLVGKM; translated from the exons ATGGAGGCCAGGCGACAGCGCCACCGCCGCGTGTCGCCGCCGCTGCTGGTGCTGGTGGCGGTGGTGATCGCGGCCGGGCGCTGCGGCGCGCAGGTGCCGGTCCCGGCGAGGACGAACGGGTTCGTGTACGGGGGGCAGGCGTGGGCGCCGGCGTGGGGCGAGGCGGTGGTCGTCGAGGCCTTCTTCGACCCGCTCTGCCCCGACAGCCGCGACGCCTGGCCGCCGCTGCGGAGGGCCGCCGACCACTTCGGCGCCCGCCGCGTCGCCGTCGTCGTCCATCTCTTCCCGCTCCC TTACCACAGCAGCTCCTTCATTGCTTGCCGGTCGATCCACGCGGTGCACAAGCTAAATGCGTCAGCTGTGTATCCCCTGCTCGAAAAGGTCTTCAAATACCAG AAGGGTTATTACAACACGCCGACATACACCAAAACAAGAGCGGCGGTGGTCGCCAAAATAGCGAACAACCTGGTCGCCCCCGTCATTGGCGAAGCCAATTTGGCTGCATATAGAGCGGGCTTCAACGACTCACGGTCGGATCAGGCCGCAAGGATTTCCTTCAAG TTTGGTTGTGCACGAGGTGTCACCGGGACACCTTACTACTTTGTTAATGGCATACCACTTGGTGACCTTGATTTTCCTCTGGACTATGACAAGTgggtatccacacttgatccattggttggcaagatgtag